In Mangifera indica cultivar Alphonso chromosome 1, CATAS_Mindica_2.1, whole genome shotgun sequence, a single genomic region encodes these proteins:
- the LOC123225084 gene encoding ankyrin repeat-containing protein ITN1-like: MNDESNNRHLERGPNLPAHCRVHSDLLASPCSPRASTLPRGALVMSNSGKALLVSNSSKCLSVCQSSKSLVLSNSSKRLDQKTKYVRQVTGRHNDTELHLAAQRGDLEGVKHILDEIDAHMMGMFGGADFDAEVWEIKAAIVNEVNDLGETALFVAAEKGHLDVVKELLHYTTEEAISLKNRSGFDPLHIAASQGHDAIVQVLLDHDPSLIKTFGQSNATPLISAASKGHAAVVNVLLFRDLSLLYIPKSNGKNALHLAARQGHVDIVKALLDKDLQLARRTDKKGQTALHMAVKGANCIVVRLILAADANIVMLPDKFGNTALHIAARKKRVEIVNELIQHPETDVNVLTRDRRTVMDIVEGLPLSEETEEIMDCLASYGGVRHGGVRQGELNQLSRDELHNTVTAIKKDVHSQLEQARKTNWNVTGIAQDLRRLHRLGVYNTTNSVTVVAVLFASVAFASIFVLPGGDRDDGSAAAIGSVSFKIFFIFNAIALFTSLAVVVVQITIVRGELKSEKRVVKVINKLMWLASVCTTVSFLAASFIVLGQRNIWAAILVTCIGGTIMAGVLTALIYYILKRKRKQEVRREKRRLNAWHHLDTDLELQMYAI; the protein is encoded by the exons ATGAATGATGAAAGCAACAACAGGCATTTGGAGAGAGGGCCAAATCTTCCTGCACATTGCCGTGTTCATTCAGATTTATTAGCTTCTCCATGTTCTCCAAGAGCATCAACTCTGCCAAGAGGGGCTCTTGTGATGTCCAATTCTGGCAAGGCGTTGTTGGTGTCCAATTCAAGTAAATGTTTGTCGGTATGCCAATCCAGTAAGTCCCTGGTTCTGTCGAATTCCAGTAAGCGATTGGATCAGAAAACCAAGTATGTGAGACAGGTCACAGGCCGCCACAATGACACCGAGCTGCATTTGGCTGCACAGCGGGGAGATTTGGAGGGTGTTAAGCACATTCTGGATGAAATTGATGCACACATGATGGGGATGTTTGGTGGGGCTGATTTTGATGCTGAG GTCTGGGAGATAAAGGCAGCTATAGTGAATGAGGTGAATGACTTGGGAGAGACGGCGTTGTTTGTTGCAGCTGAGAAGGGGCATCTGGATGTTGTAAAGGAGCTGTTGCATTACACAACTGAGGAGGCTATTTCATTGAAGAACCGCTCTGGCTTTGATCCATTGCACATTGCTGCCAGTCAAGGCCATGATG CCATTGTCCAGGTGTTGTTGGACCATGATCCAAGCCTTATCAAAACATTTGGCCAATCAAATGCGACTCCACTTATATCAGCAGCTAGTAAAGGACATGCAGCAGTAGTTAATGTATTGCTCTTCAGAGATCTTAGCTTGTTATATATACCTAAATCTAACGGGAAGAATGCATTACATTTAGCTGCCAGGCAGGGGCACGTAGATATTGTAAAAGCATTGCTTGACAAGGATCTGCAATTGGCAAGAAGGACTGATAAGAAAGGTCAAACTGCATTGCACATGGCTGTAAAAGGTGCTAATTGTATAGTTGTGAGATTGATTCTTGCAGCAGATGCAAACATTGTCATGCTTCCTGATAAGTTTGGTAATACGGCATTGCATATAGCTGCCAGGAAAAAGCGGGTAGAG ATCGTGAATGAGTTGATACAACATCCTGAGACCGACGTGAACGTACTAACAAGGGATAGAAGAACAGTGATGGACATTGTTGAAGGACTTCCACTCTCTGAAGAAACTGAAGAGATAATGGACTGTTTAGCTAGTTATGGTGGTGTCAGACATGGTGGTGTTAGACAAGGAGAATTAAACCAGCTTTCACGAGATGAGCTTCATAATACTGTAACAGCAATCAAGAAAGACGTGCATTCACAGCTTGAACAAGCCCGCAAAACCAACTGGAATGTCACTGGAATTGCCCAAGATCTCCGCAGGCTCCATAGATTAGGAGTGTATAACACAACTAACTCAGTCACAGTGGTTGCTGTGCTTTTTGCATCAGTTGCATTTGCTTCTATTTTTGTCCTTCCTGGTGGAGATAGAGATGATGGGTCAGCTGCGGCGATAGGCTCTGTGTCATTTAagatcttcttcatcttcaatgcCATTGCACTTTTCACTTCATTGGCTGTTGTGGTGGTACAAATAACAATTGTGAGGGGAGAATTAAAGTCAGAGAAGCGGGTTGTTAAGGTGATCAATAAGTTGATGTGGTTGGCTTCTGTGTGCACTACTGTGTCATTTTTAGCTGCTTCATTTATAGTGCTTGGTCAGCGTAACATTTGGGCTGCAATTCTTGTTACTTGCATTGGAGGAACTATAATGGCTGGAGTTCTAACTGCATTGATCTATTACATATTGAAGAGAAAGCGGAAGCAAGAAGTGaggagagaaaagagaagattGAATGCATGGCATCACTTAGATACTGATTTAGAACTCCAAATGTATGCCATTTAA